Proteins found in one Herpetosiphonaceae bacterium genomic segment:
- a CDS encoding ABC transporter ATP-binding protein, translating to MKTASDRLILDGVSKLYNSRRVLYNIAAELATGDVLLVTGHNGVGKSTLLRLLAGVQQPSGGTIEYQIAGARYTPYEAHAAIGMVGADIQLYRELTAREHLAFVADVRGLHADAATVERALAEVGLDGRADEFIASFSSGMLQRLRYALALLHRPAVLLLDEPTTNLDAAGIALVDRVVAEQRARGITVIATNDRRDHRYGDLVLALGEA from the coding sequence GTGAAAACGGCATCTGATCGGCTTATTCTTGACGGCGTCAGTAAACTGTATAACTCGCGCCGCGTTTTGTATAACATTGCCGCCGAGCTGGCGACGGGCGACGTGCTGCTGGTGACGGGTCATAACGGCGTCGGCAAATCAACGCTCCTGCGTCTGCTGGCGGGCGTCCAGCAGCCCAGCGGCGGCACGATCGAGTATCAGATCGCCGGAGCGCGGTACACGCCCTACGAGGCGCACGCCGCGATCGGGATGGTCGGCGCGGATATTCAGCTCTACCGCGAGCTGACAGCACGTGAACATCTTGCCTTTGTCGCCGATGTGCGCGGCCTGCACGCCGACGCAGCGACCGTCGAGCGCGCGCTGGCTGAGGTCGGGCTTGACGGTCGCGCCGATGAATTTATCGCTAGTTTTTCGTCAGGTATGCTCCAGCGGCTACGCTATGCGCTGGCGCTGCTGCACCGGCCCGCCGTGCTGCTGCTGGACGAGCCGACGACGAATCTGGATGCGGCTGGGATCGCGCTGGTCGATCGGGTGGTGGCGGAGCAGCGGGCGCGCGGCATCACGGTGATCGCCACGAACGACCGCCGCGACCATCGCTACGGCGATCTGGTGCTGGCGCTTGGTGAGGCGTAG
- a CDS encoding alpha/beta hydrolase translates to MSVVYIDQQAVHYEVFGKGRPVLFLHGWLGSWRYWLPSMEVASAHFRTYAFDLIGFGDTYQRHIEPSIAAYAEQVIRFLDELGIEQVALVGHSMGGMVALKTAIEHPNRIERVVTVGAPIVGSSLALLLKLTAFRPIARGMDALPGLTKRLFRYFLASADEQAMLEILEDSIKATADSIRASIRSMMRTDLRPELPRLRVPSLVLHGTRDDIVMPSQIDVIRRAMATSPYLRQRSIDGSRHFPWVDQPDVFHDQLLAFLRAPRDQLLPITAKEIQAQAAPPPAEAAATPAALEPADAASPPAVLELPSSVSPSPGAIDPVA, encoded by the coding sequence ATGAGCGTCGTCTACATCGATCAGCAAGCAGTTCACTACGAAGTCTTCGGTAAAGGCCGGCCAGTGCTCTTTTTGCACGGCTGGCTTGGCTCTTGGCGCTACTGGCTGCCGTCCATGGAGGTGGCTTCGGCGCATTTTCGCACCTACGCCTTCGATCTGATCGGCTTCGGCGATACCTATCAGCGGCATATCGAGCCGTCGATCGCCGCCTACGCCGAACAGGTGATCCGTTTCCTCGACGAGCTGGGCATCGAGCAGGTGGCGCTGGTCGGTCACTCGATGGGCGGGATGGTCGCGCTCAAAACGGCGATCGAGCATCCCAACCGCATCGAGCGCGTGGTGACGGTCGGCGCTCCGATCGTCGGATCGTCGCTGGCGCTGCTGCTGAAGCTGACGGCCTTTCGTCCGATCGCGCGCGGCATGGATGCGCTGCCCGGGCTGACCAAGCGGCTCTTCCGCTATTTTCTGGCGTCGGCGGACGAGCAGGCGATGCTCGAAATTCTGGAAGATAGCATCAAGGCCACCGCCGACAGCATTCGCGCCTCGATCCGCTCGATGATGCGCACCGATCTGCGCCCCGAACTTCCCCGTCTACGTGTTCCGTCCCTGGTCCTGCACGGCACGCGCGACGATATTGTGATGCCCAGCCAGATTGATGTGATTCGCCGCGCTATGGCTACCTCGCCCTACCTGCGGCAGCGCAGCATCGACGGCTCGCGCCACTTCCCCTGGGTCGATCAGCCGGATGTGTTCCACGATCAGCTTCTCGCCTTCTTGCGCGCGCCACGCGACCAATTGCTGCCTATCACGGCGAAGGAGATCCAGGCCCAGGCTGCGCCGCCGCCCGCCGAGGCCGCAGCCACGCCTGCGGCGCTGGAGCCAGCCGATGCGGCAAGCCCTCCTGCCGTGCTGGAGCTACCTTCCAGCGTCAGCCCTTCACCTGGCGCGATCGATCCGGTTGCCTGA
- a CDS encoding response regulator transcription factor, whose amino-acid sequence MQRILVVDDERTIVQIVEQRLRRDGFDVYSATSGAGALAALREHEPAAVLLDIGLPDIDGFEVLRRLRAEGFNVPVIMLTARGEEVDRVVGLELGADDYVVKPFSPRELVARVRALLRRTAEATALRAQLQPASPGPAALHLDPKRRIAHFHGQTLDLRPREFDLLALLATHPGQVWTREALLRQVWGTDQHIDARTVDVHIRRLRAKLAAVTAESEPIQTEWGVGYRWSEP is encoded by the coding sequence ATGCAACGGATTTTAGTCGTCGACGACGAGCGTACCATCGTCCAAATTGTAGAACAACGCCTGCGCCGCGATGGCTTCGACGTGTATAGCGCGACGAGCGGCGCGGGAGCGTTAGCGGCGCTGCGCGAGCACGAGCCTGCCGCTGTGCTGCTCGACATCGGCCTGCCCGACATCGATGGCTTTGAAGTGCTGCGGCGGCTGCGAGCCGAGGGCTTCAACGTCCCGGTGATTATGCTCACCGCGCGCGGCGAAGAGGTCGATCGGGTGGTCGGGCTGGAGCTTGGTGCCGACGATTATGTCGTCAAGCCATTCTCGCCCCGCGAGCTGGTGGCGCGCGTCCGCGCGCTGCTGCGCCGCACAGCCGAGGCGACAGCGCTCCGCGCGCAGCTTCAGCCAGCCAGCCCAGGCCCAGCCGCATTGCACCTCGATCCCAAGCGCCGCATCGCGCATTTCCACGGCCAGACGCTCGATCTACGGCCACGCGAGTTCGATCTGCTGGCGCTGCTGGCGACGCATCCCGGCCAGGTCTGGACGCGCGAGGCGCTGCTGCGGCAGGTGTGGGGCACCGACCAGCATATCGACGCGCGCACTGTGGATGTTCACATCAGACGCCTGCGGGCCAAGCTTGCCGCCGTCACTGCCGAGTCGGAGCCGATCCAGACCGAGTGGGGCGTTGGCTATCGCTGGAGCGAGCCATAG
- a CDS encoding histidine kinase — protein sequence MVDTSTVAEQLQELREQYRQEQERNRREIDEIERLLRQTQTEAEKLAQRDLSASSQLRNLQANIDRFSKDDIRNVYTMVQEVQVRLSSVRGQVEQLQAKQQRLRSRQEELSSLLSVLTPIEESFRDLTSATPTNANPVNDALISEVIQAQEKERLRISLQMHDGPAQTLSNLILRAEICERLVDRDVTQARAELASLKKAINTTLQETRRFIFDLRPMILDDLGLVPTLRRYAQDFGEKYSLEISVAVQNMDNRLPRHYEVALFRFVQEALNNVAKHASAASARVVLDAFGNQAQLLVEDDGTGFNISEAMSDRPGRPAMGFAVMRQQIETLLHGQLGVESAPGRGTRVVATVPMPVM from the coding sequence GTGGTCGATACGAGCACGGTTGCTGAGCAGTTACAGGAATTGCGCGAACAATATCGCCAGGAACAAGAGCGTAATCGGCGCGAGATTGATGAGATTGAGCGGCTGCTGCGCCAGACGCAGACCGAGGCTGAAAAGCTGGCTCAGCGCGATCTGAGCGCGTCCAGCCAGTTGCGCAACTTGCAGGCAAATATCGATCGCTTCTCGAAAGATGATATTCGCAACGTCTATACGATGGTGCAGGAGGTGCAGGTGCGCCTCTCATCGGTGCGCGGCCAGGTCGAGCAGTTGCAGGCCAAGCAGCAGCGCCTGCGCAGCCGCCAGGAGGAGCTAAGCTCGCTCTTGAGCGTGCTGACGCCGATCGAGGAGAGCTTCCGCGATCTCACCAGCGCCACTCCCACCAACGCCAATCCGGTCAACGACGCGCTGATCAGCGAGGTGATTCAGGCGCAGGAAAAGGAGCGCCTGCGGATCTCGCTACAGATGCACGACGGCCCCGCGCAGACGCTATCGAACCTGATCCTCAGAGCAGAGATCTGCGAGCGGCTCGTCGATCGCGATGTCACCCAGGCGCGCGCCGAGCTGGCCTCGCTCAAAAAGGCGATCAACACGACGCTGCAAGAGACACGGCGCTTCATCTTCGATCTGCGCCCGATGATTCTCGACGATCTCGGCCTGGTGCCGACGCTCCGGCGCTATGCCCAGGACTTTGGCGAGAAGTACAGCCTTGAGATTTCAGTCGCCGTCCAGAATATGGATAATCGCCTGCCGCGTCACTACGAGGTCGCGCTCTTCCGCTTCGTGCAGGAGGCGCTGAATAATGTCGCCAAGCACGCCAGCGCTGCCTCGGCGCGCGTGGTGCTGGATGCCTTCGGCAACCAGGCGCAGTTGTTGGTCGAGGATGACGGCACCGGCTTCAATATCAGCGAGGCGATGTCCGATCGTCCGGGCCGTCCCGCGATGGGCTTTGCCGTGATGCGCCAGCAGATCGAGACGCTGCTGCACGGCCAGCTTGGCGTCGAGAGCGCGCCGGGCCGGGGCACGCGCGTCGTCGCGACCGTGCCAATGCCGGTGATGTAG
- a CDS encoding polyprenol monophosphomannose synthase, with translation MAIDTAPVYAPAAHTSVARRLTTPALVIIPTYNERENIPTLLPRVLEHPELSVLVVDDGSPDGTGDLVAAEVEHNPRVHLIRRAGKQGLGTAYVAGFRYALAHGADYVFEMDADFSHDPRYLPDLLHAAEASYDLVIGSRYIAGGGTTDWGLGRQLISRGGNLYARLILGLPLSDMTGGYRCYRRRALEAIDLDRIRSNGYSFQIEMAYRVHQAGLRVGEVPIIFPDRRVGASKMSKQIVAEALLNVVRLRLGLM, from the coding sequence ATGGCGATCGATACTGCGCCCGTGTACGCCCCTGCTGCGCATACCTCCGTGGCACGGCGTTTAACGACACCTGCGCTGGTCATTATTCCTACATACAACGAGCGCGAGAATATTCCTACACTGCTGCCCCGCGTGCTGGAGCATCCAGAGCTGAGCGTGCTGGTCGTCGATGACGGATCGCCGGATGGCACGGGCGATCTGGTCGCCGCCGAGGTCGAGCATAACCCACGGGTCCATCTGATCCGGCGCGCAGGCAAGCAGGGCTTGGGCACGGCCTATGTCGCCGGGTTTCGCTACGCGCTGGCACACGGAGCCGACTATGTCTTCGAGATGGATGCCGACTTCTCGCACGATCCGCGCTACCTGCCCGATCTGCTCCACGCCGCCGAGGCCAGCTACGATCTGGTGATCGGCTCGCGCTATATCGCCGGGGGCGGCACCACCGACTGGGGCCTCGGACGGCAATTGATCAGCCGTGGCGGCAATCTCTACGCCCGTCTGATCCTGGGCCTGCCGCTCTCCGACATGACCGGCGGCTACCGCTGCTACCGGCGGCGGGCGCTGGAGGCGATCGATCTGGACCGCATTCGGTCGAACGGCTACTCATTCCAGATCGAGATGGCGTACCGCGTGCATCAGGCTGGTCTGCGTGTCGGCGAAGTGCCGATTATCTTCCCCGACCGGCGCGTCGGCGCGTCGAAGATGAGCAAGCAGATCGTCGCCGAGGCGCTGCTCAACGTGGTCAGGCTGCGCCTCGGCTTGATGTAA
- a CDS encoding pectin acetylesterase-family hydrolase — MRRLLVVLMIFCLLVVACSSNTSREVGTAAPAATNPVAAASPSPAPSAASTPSAAPSAEQTSTATSETPAASAEPAQTSEGTAAGLPELASGWTRIDAGGEAMCARGTPYSFWVRPGTVNKLLIYFQGGGGCWSAETCRQGSTFFQDAADERDNPSYESGIFDLENPDNPFKDYYIVYVPYCTGDVHLGNNVYTYKDASGEEIVIHHKGFVNASTVMEWVYQQFKAPESIFVSGCSAGSVGSIMFAPYVIEHYRSVPVVQMGDSEAFVFGRPVELQEDWRSHDNFPDWIPAVRAIEPGQWTAEKFYTAIANFYPDRRFSQYNTAHDSVQIRYFRAANGVGSWEEALDASMKEIHAKAPNFRSYLAGGSSHCITPFGSFYAVQSDGVYFRDWVDAMANGRDVENVRCTNCDSSE, encoded by the coding sequence TTGCGAAGGTTGCTGGTCGTCCTGATGATCTTTTGTCTGCTGGTCGTTGCGTGTAGCTCGAACACGAGCCGCGAGGTGGGCACGGCGGCTCCCGCCGCGACGAACCCCGTAGCCGCTGCCAGCCCATCGCCCGCGCCGTCTGCGGCGAGCACGCCCTCGGCAGCGCCGAGCGCCGAGCAAACGTCGACCGCGACGAGCGAAACGCCCGCTGCCTCAGCCGAGCCTGCGCAAACCTCCGAAGGAACTGCGGCGGGATTGCCCGAACTGGCATCTGGCTGGACCAGAATCGACGCGGGCGGCGAGGCGATGTGCGCGCGGGGCACGCCCTACTCCTTCTGGGTCCGGCCCGGCACCGTCAATAAGCTGCTGATCTACTTTCAGGGCGGCGGCGGCTGCTGGAGCGCCGAGACGTGCCGCCAGGGCAGCACGTTCTTTCAGGATGCCGCCGACGAGCGCGACAATCCAAGCTACGAGTCGGGGATCTTCGATCTGGAAAATCCTGACAATCCGTTCAAGGATTATTACATCGTCTATGTTCCCTACTGTACCGGCGATGTCCACCTGGGCAACAACGTCTATACCTACAAAGACGCATCCGGCGAAGAGATCGTTATTCATCACAAAGGCTTTGTCAACGCCTCGACGGTCATGGAGTGGGTCTATCAGCAGTTTAAGGCTCCCGAATCGATCTTTGTGAGCGGCTGTAGCGCTGGCAGCGTCGGCTCGATCATGTTCGCGCCGTATGTGATCGAGCACTACCGCTCAGTCCCGGTCGTTCAGATGGGCGACTCCGAGGCGTTCGTGTTTGGGCGTCCGGTCGAATTACAGGAAGACTGGCGCTCCCACGATAATTTTCCCGACTGGATTCCGGCGGTGCGTGCGATCGAGCCGGGGCAGTGGACCGCCGAAAAATTTTACACCGCCATCGCCAACTTCTACCCCGACCGGCGCTTCTCGCAGTACAACACCGCTCATGACTCGGTGCAGATTCGCTATTTCCGCGCGGCAAACGGCGTCGGCTCCTGGGAAGAGGCGCTCGATGCCAGCATGAAGGAGATTCATGCCAAAGCGCCCAACTTCCGCTCGTATCTTGCGGGCGGCAGCAGCCATTGCATCACGCCGTTCGGCTCGTTCTATGCCGTCCAGTCCGATGGCGTGTACTTCCGCGATTGGGTTGATGCGATGGCAAACGGACGCGACGTTGAGAACGTGCGCTGCACCAACTGCGATAGTTCGGAGTAA
- a CDS encoding glycosyltransferase family 4 protein: MRALRIAMLAPFGIRPKGTLSARMLPLASALSRRGYRIQIVAPSYLNPADAATTCEVDGVSVTHVRLPLLPGPLAALESAALLLKAASRTQPDLIHLFKPKGYSGIAALLSHVLYPHLPVLVDTDDWEGWGGWNDLAPYSYPMKLFFAWQERTLPRLARGVTVASRTLETQVWGFGVPAARVWYVPNGAPAAPPQLPDREQARRQLGLGTAPIVLLYTRFWEYPLRDVLAVLHALRARRPDARLLVLGTGERGEEQDLACLARRAGVAAQLDQRGWADQPTIAAAFAAADVALVPFADTLMNRAKGMAKLLQLLHAGVPVVASRVGQAQEYIVDGRGGVLVPPDNGGALAQAVLDLLADPQRARQLGLAGQRYVREQFAWPLLADRLETAYAAVLRGI, encoded by the coding sequence ATGAGGGCGCTGCGGATCGCCATGCTTGCACCGTTCGGCATTCGGCCAAAAGGCACGCTGAGCGCGCGGATGCTGCCGCTGGCAAGCGCGCTCTCTCGGCGCGGCTATCGCATCCAGATCGTCGCGCCGTCGTATCTGAATCCGGCGGATGCCGCGACGACCTGCGAGGTGGACGGTGTTTCCGTGACGCATGTCCGCCTGCCTCTGCTGCCGGGTCCGCTCGCGGCGCTAGAGAGCGCCGCGCTGCTGCTCAAGGCCGCGAGCCGGACGCAGCCGGATCTGATCCATCTGTTCAAGCCCAAAGGGTATAGCGGCATCGCGGCGCTGCTGTCGCACGTGCTGTATCCGCATCTGCCGGTGCTGGTCGATACCGACGATTGGGAAGGCTGGGGCGGCTGGAACGATCTCGCGCCATACTCCTACCCGATGAAGCTCTTCTTTGCCTGGCAGGAGCGGACGCTGCCGCGCCTCGCGCGGGGCGTCACCGTGGCCTCGCGCACGCTTGAAACGCAGGTCTGGGGCTTTGGCGTGCCCGCCGCGCGGGTCTGGTACGTGCCCAACGGCGCTCCGGCAGCGCCGCCGCAGCTCCCAGATCGTGAGCAGGCGCGGCGGCAGCTTGGGCTTGGCACCGCGCCGATCGTGCTGCTCTACACGCGCTTCTGGGAGTATCCGCTGCGCGATGTGCTGGCGGTGCTGCACGCTCTCCGTGCGCGGCGTCCTGATGCACGGCTGCTGGTGCTCGGCACGGGCGAGCGCGGCGAAGAGCAAGATCTGGCCTGCCTGGCGCGGCGGGCGGGCGTTGCCGCACAGCTTGATCAGCGCGGCTGGGCCGACCAGCCGACGATCGCGGCGGCCTTTGCGGCGGCGGACGTGGCGCTGGTGCCATTCGCCGATACGCTGATGAATCGTGCCAAGGGCATGGCAAAATTGCTGCAACTGCTGCATGCCGGAGTGCCCGTCGTGGCAAGCCGGGTCGGTCAGGCGCAGGAGTATATCGTCGATGGGCGGGGCGGTGTGCTGGTGCCGCCCGACAATGGCGGCGCGCTGGCTCAGGCCGTCCTCGATCTGCTGGCCGATCCGCAGCGCGCGCGGCAGCTTGGCCTCGCAGGGCAGCGCTATGTCCGCGAGCAGTTCGCGTGGCCGCTCCTGGCTGACCGCCTGGAGACGGCCTACGCGGCGGTGCTGCGGGGCATCTAG
- a CDS encoding HAD family phosphatase, translating to MIKGIIFDFGGVFNNAHEAMTGFADAAQRFGHTPAALYDLLYSGSAWKAAKLGQITSMAYWRQIMGELGLDPNGDVDAFRAALFTGEQLNRDVVVLAERLSQRYPLALLSNATDELEMLLEEQFGIHHLFEVVVNSARAGVAKPNPRAYHLALSGLGLTPGEALFIDDKPRNIVAAEALGIPSILFTDAPTLEDELRRHELLP from the coding sequence ATGATTAAAGGTATTATCTTCGACTTCGGTGGGGTCTTCAATAACGCTCACGAAGCTATGACCGGCTTTGCCGACGCGGCTCAGCGCTTCGGACACACGCCCGCAGCGTTGTACGATCTTTTGTATAGCGGCTCGGCGTGGAAGGCGGCCAAGCTGGGGCAGATCACGAGCATGGCCTACTGGCGGCAGATCATGGGCGAGCTTGGCCTCGACCCGAATGGCGATGTCGATGCGTTTCGGGCCGCGCTGTTTACCGGCGAGCAACTGAACCGCGATGTCGTTGTGCTGGCCGAGCGTCTCAGCCAGCGCTACCCGCTCGCGCTGCTGTCGAACGCCACAGACGAGCTTGAGATGCTGCTCGAAGAGCAATTTGGTATCCATCATCTCTTTGAGGTCGTCGTCAACTCGGCGCGCGCCGGCGTGGCAAAACCCAATCCGCGGGCCTACCATCTGGCCTTGAGCGGGCTGGGCCTGACGCCAGGTGAGGCGCTGTTTATCGACGACAAGCCGCGCAATATTGTGGCGGCGGAGGCGCTGGGCATTCCCTCGATCCTGTTCACCGACGCGCCCACGCTGGAAGATGAGCTACGCCGCCATGAGCTGTTACCCTAA
- a CDS encoding alpha/beta hydrolase-fold protein, producing MMADPVGDFARLRAEVAATDDRDRQQALVDAFVSAHPVSPLVSADRAIIYYTGSAASALLRGDMLDERSERLYAQPAHLIIGTYETAIGAPDRGDAEADFLRANREFRDLLDAQRYRYAYAEYHEGHSWGLWRVRLGDALAFLLNP from the coding sequence ATGATGGCTGATCCGGTCGGCGATTTCGCACGTCTCCGCGCCGAGGTTGCGGCCACTGACGATCGTGATCGCCAGCAGGCGCTTGTCGATGCCTTTGTCTCCGCGCATCCGGTATCGCCCCTGGTTAGCGCCGATCGGGCGATCATCTACTACACAGGCAGCGCCGCTTCGGCGCTGCTGCGCGGCGATATGCTCGACGAGCGCTCCGAGCGGCTGTACGCGCAGCCCGCGCATCTGATCATCGGCACCTATGAAACCGCGATCGGCGCGCCCGACCGGGGCGATGCTGAGGCCGATTTTCTCCGCGCCAACCGTGAGTTCCGCGATCTCCTCGACGCGCAGCGCTACCGCTATGCCTACGCCGAATACCACGAGGGCCACTCGTGGGGCCTGTGGCGGGTACGGCTCGGCGATGCGCTGGCATTTCTCCTCAATCCGTAG
- a CDS encoding GNAT family N-acetyltransferase, with product MQQEYVGQLVRLRPLEDDDLDAVMSLYRSTTNYWAAIGYGREPVSKLQLQSDFLDAQRTEGRVLFAIVRCEDNALIGVADVQLEAIMSDTATIALLLVGGQYQQHGYGSEAADLLERALFAQPEIEFIMAGVAETSELGQRFWLRRGYHYSGSTTHDPQSSRTTIWLAKKRPATATAQPGHDG from the coding sequence ATGCAGCAAGAATATGTCGGTCAGCTTGTGCGTCTGCGTCCGCTCGAAGACGACGATCTCGACGCAGTGATGAGCTTGTATCGCTCGACGACCAACTACTGGGCGGCGATCGGCTATGGCCGCGAGCCGGTGAGCAAACTTCAGTTGCAGAGCGATTTTTTGGACGCGCAGCGTACCGAGGGGCGGGTGCTGTTCGCGATCGTTCGCTGCGAGGACAACGCGCTGATCGGCGTGGCCGATGTGCAGCTTGAGGCGATCATGTCGGATACCGCGACAATCGCGCTGCTGCTGGTCGGCGGGCAGTACCAGCAGCATGGCTACGGCAGCGAGGCCGCCGATCTGCTGGAGCGCGCGCTGTTTGCGCAGCCGGAGATCGAGTTTATCATGGCCGGCGTGGCCGAAACCAGCGAGCTTGGTCAGCGATTCTGGCTGCGGCGCGGCTACCACTACTCCGGCTCGACCACGCACGATCCGCAGAGCAGCCGCACGACGATCTGGCTGGCGAAGAAGCGTCCGGCGACAGCCACAGCCCAGCCGGGCCATGATGGCTGA
- a CDS encoding alpha/beta fold hydrolase → MTQRAQTLEKTFVKTLRLSYLLHLPDGYRDDPQRRWPLILFLHGSGERGDHIEQVKRHGLPKILDQRPDFPAIVVSPQCRRDSAWVVEIEALDALFEEITSAYAVDHDRIYLTGLSMGGYGAWHYAALHPDRFAALVPICGGGLWFVGFPDKACILKDVPTWVFHGAQDEVVLLSESQVLVDALQACGGNVRFTVYPDAGHDSWTPAYNDPELYEWLFKQVRRS, encoded by the coding sequence ATGACCCAACGCGCTCAAACCCTAGAAAAAACGTTCGTCAAGACGTTACGCCTGAGCTACCTGCTCCACCTGCCCGACGGCTATCGCGACGATCCGCAGCGACGCTGGCCGCTGATCCTCTTCTTGCACGGCAGCGGCGAGCGCGGCGACCATATCGAGCAGGTCAAGCGGCATGGCCTGCCAAAGATACTGGACCAGCGCCCGGACTTTCCCGCGATTGTCGTGTCGCCGCAGTGCCGACGCGATTCGGCGTGGGTGGTGGAGATCGAGGCGCTCGACGCGCTTTTTGAGGAGATCACGTCGGCCTACGCCGTGGACCACGACCGGATCTACCTGACCGGGCTGAGCATGGGCGGGTACGGAGCCTGGCACTACGCGGCGCTGCACCCCGATCGGTTTGCCGCGCTGGTGCCGATCTGCGGCGGCGGCCTGTGGTTCGTCGGGTTTCCGGACAAAGCGTGTATCTTAAAAGACGTGCCGACCTGGGTCTTTCACGGCGCGCAAGATGAGGTCGTGCTGCTCAGCGAGTCGCAGGTGCTCGTCGATGCGCTCCAAGCGTGCGGCGGCAACGTGCGCTTCACGGTCTATCCCGATGCAGGCCACGACTCGTGGACGCCCGCCTACAACGATCCCGAATTGTACGAGTGGCTCTTCAAGCAGGTTCGGCGCTCGTAG